A genomic window from Sceloporus undulatus isolate JIND9_A2432 ecotype Alabama chromosome 9, SceUnd_v1.1, whole genome shotgun sequence includes:
- the OSCP1 gene encoding protein OSCP1 isoform X1 — MSLRTLPLLVLNLGGEMLYIVDQRLRAQSIPGDKARQDEWTDEDRKRVMNDIIGGLFNKKFMDELFKPQELYSRKALRTVFERLVHASIMRLNAPSMDKLYDLMTMAFKYQVLLCPRPKDLLLITFNHLDTIKEFIYESPKTLTQVDVTFRRLIDTYGSLSAGEFQLIRQTLLIFFHDIHIRVSILLKDKVQNSNGHFVLPTSGPVPWGTDVPGVIRLFNSKGDEIKRTKFTHGGNFVLPYREGSFELHGDRVIKLGTNIYSISRPVETDMSGAAKNLASRVKENTAPNPLAKEELNLLARLMGGLEVKKPTESGFRLNLFTTDEEEEHAALTRLEELSYQVIKINAEQDQQRNEELTRIMGEFEEVEQPQPPSSKGADLLAMMDEL; from the exons ATGTCTCTGCGGACGCTTCCTTTGCTGGTCCTGAACCTGGGAGGGGAGATGCTCTACATCGTGGACCAGCGGCTCCGCGCCCAGAGCATCCCGGGAGACAAGGCCAGGCAAG ATGAATGGACTGATGAGGACAGGAAACGAG TGATGAATGACATCATTGGGGGCCTATTCAACAAAAAGTTCATGGACGAGCTGTTTAAGCCGCAAGAACTCTACTCCCGGAAGGCATTGAGGACCGTCTTTGAGCGGCTGGTTCACGCCTCCATCATGAGACTGAACGCACCCAGTATGGATAAG ctctacgatCTAATGACCATGGCTTTCAAATACCAAGTCTTGCTTTGCCCTCGTCCCAAAGACCTTCTCCTCATCACCTTCAACCACCTGGACACCATCAAAGAGTTCATTTACGAATCGCCCAAAACTCTGACCCAAGTAGACGTAACTTTCCGAAGGCTCATTGAT ACTTATGGCTCGCTCTCTGCTGGGGAATTTCAACTCATCCGACAAACGCTGCTCATCTTCTTCCATGACATACACATCCGG GTTTCCATTCTGTTGAAGGATAAAGTGCAGAACTCAAATGGCCACTTTGTGCTGCCAACCTCGGGTCCCGTCCCTTGGGGAACAGATGTCCCAGGAGTCATCAG ACTTTTCAACAGTAAAGGAGACGAAATCAAACGGACTAAGTTTACCCATGGAGGAAATTTCGTCCTGCCATACCGGGAAGGGTCCTTCGAGCTCCACGGAGATAGAGTCATTAAATTGGGAACTAACAT CTACAGCATCAGCCGGCCTGTGGAGACCGACATGTCAGGAGCTGCCAAAAATTTGGCATCCCGTGTAAAG gAGAACACAGCTCCCAACCCGCTGGCTAAAGAAGAGCTGAATTTGTTGGCCCGGCTGATGGGTGGCCTGGAGGTCAAGAAGCCGACTGAGTCTGGCTTCCGGCTCAATCTCTTCACCACGGACGAGGAGGAAGA gcaTGCTGCCCTGACTCGCCTGGAGGAGTTATCGTATCAGGTTATCAAGATAAACGCAGAACAG GACCAGCAACGGAACGAGGAGCTGACGCGCATCATGGGGGAGTTTGAGGAAGTGGAGCAGCCTCAGCCGCCAAGCAGCAAGGGGGCCGACTTGCTGGCCATGATGGATGAGCTCTGA
- the LOC121916282 gene encoding cornifelin homolog A-like, which translates to MSQAPMVCQPVSIVSPVTLSSEGSWSTGRYDCCSDCLMCCVGFCCPAILSCYVSHKYGEHCCLGLVPGGMTALRTEMRHSYGIPGTVCRDALSMCLCGWCELCRMAREVHTRSLS; encoded by the exons ATGTCCCAGGCGCCCATGGTCTGCCAGCCGGTGAGCATCGTTTCCCCTGTCACCCTTTCCTCCGAAGGCAGCTGGAGCACCGGGAGATATGACTGCTGTTCAGACTGCCTCATGT GCTGTGTTGGATTTTGTTGCCCGGCCATCCTCAGCTGTTACGTCTCGCATAAATACGGAGAGCACTGTTGTCTTGGGTTGGTGCCTGGCGGCATGACAGCACTGCGGACTGAAATGCGACATTCCTACGGCATTCCA GGCACGGTCTGTCGGGACGCCCTCTCCATGTGTCTCTGTGGCTGGTGCGAGTTGTGCCGCATGGCGCGGGAAGTGCACACGCGTTCCCTGAGTTAG
- the LSM10 gene encoding U7 snRNA-associated Sm-like protein LSm10: MRPGDLSCAGQPSVCPSMAVSHSVKERTISENSLVILLQGLHGRVTTVELRDETVAVGRVTNVDAFMNIRLAQATFTDRHGCTSELADLFVAGRNVRYVHIPDEVDIRATIEAQLQLIHRVRTFGGRDKGRKEFLRQKDK; the protein is encoded by the exons ATGCGCCCTGGAGACCTTTCCTGTGCTGGGCAG CCGTCCGTCTGTCCATCGATGGCGGTCAGCCACTCGGTCAAGGAGCGGACCATCTCCGAGAACAGCCTGGTGATCCTCCTGCAGGGCCTCCACGGCCGCGTCACCACCGTTGAGCTGCGCGACGAGACGGTGGCCGTGGGCCGCGTCACCAACGTGGATGCCTTCATGAACATCCGCCTGGCCCAGGCCACCTTCACCGACCGGCACGGGTGCACCTCCGAACTGGCTGACCTCTTTGTCGCCGGACGCAATGTGCGCTACGTCCACATCCCGGACGAGGTGGACATCCGGGCCACCATCGAAGCCCAGCTGCAGCTCATCCACCGCGTCCGGACGTTTGGCGGGCGAGACAAGGGCCGGAAGGAGTTCCTGCGCCAGAAGGACAAGTGA
- the OSCP1 gene encoding protein OSCP1 isoform X2: MSLRTLPLLVLNLGGEMLYIVDQRLRAQSIPGDKARQVMNDIIGGLFNKKFMDELFKPQELYSRKALRTVFERLVHASIMRLNAPSMDKLYDLMTMAFKYQVLLCPRPKDLLLITFNHLDTIKEFIYESPKTLTQVDVTFRRLIDTYGSLSAGEFQLIRQTLLIFFHDIHIRVSILLKDKVQNSNGHFVLPTSGPVPWGTDVPGVIRLFNSKGDEIKRTKFTHGGNFVLPYREGSFELHGDRVIKLGTNIYSISRPVETDMSGAAKNLASRVKENTAPNPLAKEELNLLARLMGGLEVKKPTESGFRLNLFTTDEEEEHAALTRLEELSYQVIKINAEQDQQRNEELTRIMGEFEEVEQPQPPSSKGADLLAMMDEL, encoded by the exons ATGTCTCTGCGGACGCTTCCTTTGCTGGTCCTGAACCTGGGAGGGGAGATGCTCTACATCGTGGACCAGCGGCTCCGCGCCCAGAGCATCCCGGGAGACAAGGCCAGGCAAG TGATGAATGACATCATTGGGGGCCTATTCAACAAAAAGTTCATGGACGAGCTGTTTAAGCCGCAAGAACTCTACTCCCGGAAGGCATTGAGGACCGTCTTTGAGCGGCTGGTTCACGCCTCCATCATGAGACTGAACGCACCCAGTATGGATAAG ctctacgatCTAATGACCATGGCTTTCAAATACCAAGTCTTGCTTTGCCCTCGTCCCAAAGACCTTCTCCTCATCACCTTCAACCACCTGGACACCATCAAAGAGTTCATTTACGAATCGCCCAAAACTCTGACCCAAGTAGACGTAACTTTCCGAAGGCTCATTGAT ACTTATGGCTCGCTCTCTGCTGGGGAATTTCAACTCATCCGACAAACGCTGCTCATCTTCTTCCATGACATACACATCCGG GTTTCCATTCTGTTGAAGGATAAAGTGCAGAACTCAAATGGCCACTTTGTGCTGCCAACCTCGGGTCCCGTCCCTTGGGGAACAGATGTCCCAGGAGTCATCAG ACTTTTCAACAGTAAAGGAGACGAAATCAAACGGACTAAGTTTACCCATGGAGGAAATTTCGTCCTGCCATACCGGGAAGGGTCCTTCGAGCTCCACGGAGATAGAGTCATTAAATTGGGAACTAACAT CTACAGCATCAGCCGGCCTGTGGAGACCGACATGTCAGGAGCTGCCAAAAATTTGGCATCCCGTGTAAAG gAGAACACAGCTCCCAACCCGCTGGCTAAAGAAGAGCTGAATTTGTTGGCCCGGCTGATGGGTGGCCTGGAGGTCAAGAAGCCGACTGAGTCTGGCTTCCGGCTCAATCTCTTCACCACGGACGAGGAGGAAGA gcaTGCTGCCCTGACTCGCCTGGAGGAGTTATCGTATCAGGTTATCAAGATAAACGCAGAACAG GACCAGCAACGGAACGAGGAGCTGACGCGCATCATGGGGGAGTTTGAGGAAGTGGAGCAGCCTCAGCCGCCAAGCAGCAAGGGGGCCGACTTGCTGGCCATGATGGATGAGCTCTGA